In the genome of Arabidopsis thaliana chromosome 4, partial sequence, the window ATGAGACTTGGAGCTGATGTTATTGTTTTCTCGCGTTGCCCTGGGAAAGATGGAAAGAGGTTAGTTGTTTATTATCAATGTGTTACACCTTTCGGCTATCATgtcttttatcatttttgttggaTTGTATTTCATTCCCGAAGAATATGAACAATAGTTGAagttataatttttggttaataGATAATTTACTTGATGTTGGTTTTAGCTCTACGCAGAGCATCGGACTCCTATCATATACATTTCTAAGGAGCACAGGAAAGGAGGACATTGTTGTTCCCATGGTAAtcgttctttgtttcatttatgGCATTGTTAGAGAACAACTTCATGCTCTATTATGAGTTGTATTCTGATATGAAATTCCATTCAATTGCTTGGTTCAACAACATGATTCTTCTAATCTTTGGTTAACATGGGATTCAGTGGCACGTATCAGCTGGTTACGTGTACACTATTTATTGCAATCTTTGTTCAGTGTTAGAGGAAGTGTGAAGCACTAATATGTCTTATGTCCACAACGTATACTTtctaatttaaaagaattttgtaTTCATTATATCCTTATATTCTCTTGTTATGTGATTTAAAATGACAGCTTGACTATGAAAGAAGGGACCCTGAATGGAGTAAAATAATCCGGTCTTCCACGAGAGATTGGGATAAAAATGTGGAAACAATAATTCAATGGTCGCCATTCTCTAGTGAAgaagatcttcttcatcaggTATATTTTCCCTTTGTTCAAAGCAGTTGCTTAATCACTTATTCATACTAAGAAATTTTGCATGAGAGCGTCTAAGCTatttgatcttcttttattCTGTCACTCCTTTGATATGGGTTCCATCTATTACCACCCCTTTACTGTCTCTGTGAACAAACGTTATCACTAAATTTTTGCTTCATTTGTTGTAGTTTGATCTGATGAAGGATCGTGGCACACGGATAATCATATATAACCTGTGGGAAGATGATCAAGGGATGTTAGAACTCGATTTTGATGCTGATCCTtatgtatgtgtttttatTCCTCAATGTTTGTGGCTTATTGTGTGAGATAATGCCTATGAACTTTTATggataaaatattgtttatctGCAGGATATCCAACTAAGAGGTGTCAATCgggaagaaagaaacatcaaaatgGCTTCTCAGTTTCCTAATTCTAGGCACTTCCTGACATACAAACACTCACTAAGGGTATAAACTCTTATTTTCcattatcttttgtttgttgttgtagatAATAAATACCCAGGAAGATGTTATTACCAAATTAGCTATAGACAGTCTTATGCTAGTTAGGActgtaaatttgtaatgtaCTTGAAGGTTTCGTACTTTGATGTGATAGTGGGgaataataaaaaagcttGAATAGGAATATTATTGTGAATTGTGTTCGAATAGACTGCTTGTCCTTGTATTCTACAAGTTCGTTTCTCACATCCTTTCGACATGTTCCCAGAGTTATGTATCAATCCTCTACCTAAGAATTCCACCTGGGTTTCGTATCATTCTACGGGGAATAGATGTCGAGCACCACAGCGTAGTGAATGACATGATGCAGACTGAGCAGATCACATATCGACCACAGTCTGAATCATATGGAGTTGTGACAAATGTAAGTTTTAATAACTTTTCTTTATACAAGCCTTCTTatagttctttttttatttacagaCCATGATCTTCTAGCTATAATATAAAGCTGGTATTGTGCACAACTTTCTTTTATCAGATGTCTGCCATTGTAATTATTGGATTTGTGAAGGACGCAAAACATCATGTTGATGTTCAAGGCTTTAATGTCTACCACAAAAATCGGCTCATCAAGGTTTGCTTCTACTTGAATCATGTTTTGCTTGCCTAAACTCTCCATACTAGGCCTTTGATTTTCAAGATAAACAGCGGATTTCATATTCTTGTGTATTTCTTATTAACTTGTGTTATCAGCCATTTTGGAGGATATGGAATGCAACAGGCAGTGATGGTCGTGGGGTCATAGGTATTGTTTTTACATGGAAATTCTATTACTTTGTTCACTTACTTTATGTGAAGATCACAGTGCTAGTTTCCTCTGCTAATAGGTGTTCTGGAAGCTAATTTTGTTGAGCCTGCTCATGATAAGCAAGGGTTTGAGCGTACAACAGTTCTCGCTAGACTTGAGTCACGGCTAGTTCAAATGCAGAAGACTTACTGGTCTGACTGTTTTCTCATGTTGTTTTAAAATCCAATATCCTTAAGCCTGGAATGGATGTTTCAGGGATAATAACATTCCATTCCTTGTTGATCAGGAGTACGAACTGTCACAAAATTGGCTATGCGCCCAGGCGACGTGAAAAGTCTGCATATGGTTATGATAACAGAGGTATAGTgcctttatttgtttttgtaacgTCCATACAACATTTCCAGGAGATTTTACTTGTAGGGAACAATGTTTTTCTGGATGTTAGACTCATCACCAGAAAATGATCGTGAGGGACCATCAAGCATCAAAACTCCTACTCCAGCTTCTGACAAGTTCTACTCAAGCTCATATCCAAATCATAATGGGGACAACGGTGTATCTGGGAAAGATGGTGCACGGGTAAATACTCCCACCAAAATCTCAAACCAAAACGATCTCTTCATTGTAATAGAtctctcattttttctttggtacTCTCAGTTGCAAGAGGAGCTGCGGCGTGAAAAGGAGCGTAGGAAGGCACTTGAAGTTGAGGTAAGGTCTTACTTTCTGACATTTTAAATCTCTACAGCTTCTTTGCAAGCCTGATGGATTCCTGGTTAATTTAGGTTCAATTATCAAgacaaaaaatagaagaaatgaagaaagagcAAGAGAATCTGATTGAGATATTCTCAGAGGAAAGAGACCGACGTGATGGGGAGGAAGAAGTTTTGAGAAATAAGCTAGAGGTTCCTCATTCATTAAACTAACCTTTCTCCTTTGACTCGTCTGATTATCATTTGAAGGCTTACcttaaataaaactaaaacatttcATTGCAGGAAGCGTCGAACACGATCGATGATCTGTTgaataagataaaaaagatGGAGGGATCTAAAGTCCCGAGCTGGAGACATTAAACATAGAGCTTGCATATATTTGGAGGTTAGATTACAAGACGAGATTCCATGTGTAACCTAATTGATTAATAAGGCATCTCTATTTATTTGTGACTCGACCTGATCTGATCCGGGTGGGATACAACATGTTGTAGATTAGTGTTATTGATAGGAAATTTGTAACATCTCTAAATGTTTTTGAcctatgattgttttttttccttacaaaCTTATACCATTCCCATAGCCTTAGCATCTGCCATTGCAGTAACATTAACGATTTCCATGTGAAAAACAACCAATTTTAGCAATAATTTGGGTTGACTTTGTCGAGATCTTGgctcaattatatatattcataccATTACTATATAAGAACTGATGTCTTGTTTATTTGATGTCAGACGCCTGAGAggtttcaaagtttttaaaaaaaaaaatttttaaagagaaGCGTGTGTGGCTTTAAATAAGGTCAACTAGGAAATGGGAATCattcaacaagaagaaaaatgacaaaatgaaatatgaatGAAGAGGAGGAGGGGGTCGAGAAAGGTTGAGAGAAGCAGACCAAAGCTCTGCAAAACTCTGTTTTATTAATGACACATTGTGCTCTGTCTGTCAAAAGCAATGCCTTCTTTCTAGTGCATTTATTGCCCATtcccaaacaaaatatacaaataagtGTAAGGATGCATGATATAgtttaaaaaactatttgaAATGCTCACATTCTTTTTGAACTTCTCTTttaaatttgcaaaaaaaaattatatttttttgttccaaaaacTGCAAGCAAATGTTGATACGAACGAGCCAACTTGTCATTTTATGACCTTGTTTTATCTCTGCCAGTCAAATAACTCTTTCCGTTTTCGCTTTTTTGGCTTACTTCTTACTCTGTTGGTTTGCCTTTTGTTTGGCCTTACTTTCGTTTATAGGAATCGAATTTCAATGTTTTATCTTTCCTGTCGAAATTAAATTGGTCTTTCTaataaatctcatttttttctttttcaaagatttgtttatttagtgAACAAATTCTTAAGAGAGTTTTTTTCCCCAAGCAATTGAAAATGAATCATgtaatgttgatttttttggtgcaAGTTTATATAGTTTGCTAGAAATTTGGCCTTCATACGATATTTGAACATTTTGATATAAGATTTCTATCAGAAGACAGAAGCTACACGATTGATTCAgccagagaaaacaaaagttgaacCGAACGATTAAacccacacacaaaaaaaaacaaatagaataaGAATGAAGGAGAAGGAATATAAAAATGGGTACAAGAAAAAACATCATCGTCGCAATCATAAATGCAATTGAAGGCGCGTGGAAAAGAGACTCGTGTGCTTCTGATACTCCCACGTGAGGATGTGACAATTTAATATTACGAATTCAATAATTACCCAATCTTTCTTAATCTGTTAATTTATCTAAGCCAATCATTCATTCCTTTCACACCCGCCAcggtgtcaatccaaatttTTTAGAATCACCAAATTACACCTTTACccttatattgtttttaatttgtttccgAATTTTACCAACTGTTTCAATAAAACGTACCAACCCATTTCTGGTTGGATACAAGCGGGATTCATTcctatataacatttttaacgGTATCATTCAATCATACCGGTCCAATTTATTTCTATCATGCTATctatataacattttcttacaaaatgtCTTTCTCTATACCTTTTCACATTCGAAACTTCAAAAGTTAATGTGTCAATTTAATTACGCATAACTCGAAAAATgcattttaaaacaattaaaattaaatttatcttaATTTGacgttataaaaaaatattgaatatatttccgagaaataataataagagaaAGGACTATAAATACGTCTCTAGTGTGTAATGTGTAACACAGACGAGAGTCCTCAaatccattttctctctctatctctctttatcccttcgtcttcttcctcggcGACACCACTTGCAGGCGCTAACTCGACGAAGAAGGAAAAGGTGAGAGAAACTCTCTGAAAACTGTACGGATTTAAAcgtatatatgtgtgtatgtatACGAATCTGATGGTTTAGTTTTCTGGATTTTTCTCCATTCTCTGTTGattctactttttttgtttgtttgtttgctttgtttctctgtGTTTCACGCTGCACTACGCTCCagctttctctttgtttttcagaaCCAGATTGCTTTTTTCCATGAAACTCGATCGAGATTTCTTactttttcctatttttagTCGCTTTATGATACGATTCATCTGTCGCCTGATTCGCTTCATCTCCTTGGtttgattttagattttcaatttcttctgtttttggttaCGTTTGTGTTCGCTGTGATGAAGTTTTCCCTGAAACTTGTTAAAAGCGATAATGCATTTCGCCGTCGTTTTCTTCGATTTTAGGTTtaagcttctctctctctctttcactgTACATTGCGCAAcagatttttgattttggtcaaagtttttcaaaatttctgcAGTAGATTCCTTATATTTCAAATCAGAGAAGCGAGTGATGTTAGGAGCCGCTTAAATCTGgattttcctctgttttataCTGTTCATTGATATGATGGATGCAAGACAAGTCGTGTGATAAGATACTCATAAAGTTTTTTTCGTTCTCTTTCCTCTGGTTTTTACAGATTTTCCGGTGTTAGTCACATCGACGCAGAaggaacagagaagaagacgagagtCAGCTTCATTATCAACTTTAGTTCTTCGACGTCTACGCACATGAACCGACGGCGACTTTTGGTATCGGCGACACTGCTCTCGTATTTGCTCTACGGCATGGCTCTCGTCTCCGTTGAAGCCTCCGGTGGTACGAAATTCCTTAAATTAAACGTAGATTCACTTGTTTCTTAAACACTCTGTTATGCTTAGGTTAAACTTAGATTCCTTAACCAAATGTTATCTTCTGAGTGTTAATGGTGGAAAATCTCGTGGTTATAGGTGAAAAGCTTAGAGATAATCTGGATTTGACTAAAACGACGACGTCGTCACCGAGCATATCACATCGGAAAATGCTGCTTCTCTCTCCTGGTACTGGTAAggggattttgatttttttagaCTCCAGTTTTACATTTTACCAAATCGGTGATTGATTCTCTattgtgttgattttgttaaatttgtcTTGGTTCCTCCATTTTCGTTAAGAACCTCGTGAAATGGtgaattgttgttttgtttgtttgtttgcatcAGAACTTCTCTCTCTGTGGTCTCTCTGTGAATGCACAACTTCCTGATGCGTTTCgtcctttttgttttcacagcGTCGTCAGTCTTTTGCACGTCTGTGTTTTCTTGCCcctgcttttgtttctttgttcgtTATACTTTTGTGGACCCACTTAAGAGCCTCATGACTTATCTTAagagtaaaaacaaataacatcaTCTTAAGATTGTGTGTTTTCAAACGTCGAATTTTACCTTCTGTtgaatctctttcttcttattatgTGTATGAAttagtaatatataaataattaaaattaggaAGATTTAGTTTTGATGACTTGTTGACTATTTACTGGAGAATGCATACATCTGTATAGCAATGCTTAAACAGCTCCCTACTTCATCCAGCTGTCAAATTAATACTagtattctctttttttcattttatactccaatatttttttggttattccATTAAATTTTTACTAGAAAATGTAGTTAGAGAGAACGAGTCTTTAGCATATCCTCTTAGCAATGTAGCTACTAATATACTgaaattcctctgttttgattgtgtgtgtgattgtttatataaaggaaaaacagaaagGAGTGTAGAGCCGGAGAGAATTGGAGAAAAGTGCAAGAGTACGGACATAGTGGTGAACCAAGCAGTAACGGAACCAATGCCTAACGGAATACCAGGCTACATGGTAGAGATAACGAACCAGTGTATGTCTGGATGCATAATTTCGAGGATCCACATCAACTGCGGTTGGTTCAGCTCAGCTAAGTTGATAAACCCAAGAGTCTTCAAGCGTATTCACTACGACGACTGTCTCGTCAACAACGGCAAGCCTTTGCCTTTTGGCTCCACTCTCTCTTTTCACTACGCCAACACTTTCCCTTACCATCTCTCTGTCGCCTTCGTGACATGTGCTTAGGTCGtggctttttcttttagttttttttgtttaggatGAGATAgtagaaagaaacagagggaAATTAAGAGGGTCTTACTAGATACGGAAATATGAGATTAGTCGTATTCATACCATACCAtccacttttgttttttggttctcttGGGATGTGAAACAGTGATAgataaatgaatatatatccAAACTCTTTTTTCCCTCTCTGTTAAGCTTTTCTCAATACCTATTGTTGTAGCTGGAAATGGTCAAAACCCCCAGTCTCAGACCGTAGAACTGGCATATTGGGTCATGGAGCCCTTAAGACCACTAAGAGAAATAACCTCGGAAGCaatctttgaatttgaacatGGCTAAGACTTTATctataggaaaaaaaagaagaagatgaaatccTGTTGATTGAAGAACGAGAATTTCATTCGGACCAGTTGCTTTAAGAATTTCTTACGCTTGGTATCCACATTTCGTTTAGTACGATCCGATTGGTTTACTCATTTTTTAGATTAACCAATTATGGTTTGTTGTATGAGTTTGTACTTCCGTTTTCTCGTGTATCCCTTGGCTTGAATAATATACTGGATGATATcatacaaatttcaaaataaaaacaaaaagaaatttaatatattgttGCGCTTTACATATTagtataaattattattttcgaCACTTGTTCAATTTTATAGAATTGAACAGTGGATTGAAGAAATGATGTGgaatgatttgatttgtgttaaaaTGACAAATCTTATGTTATTTAAACATGACAATGGATGAATGgattaataatttgaaatagaCAATCAAATCTACTgttattgaaaacattttaagtAGTGGATTTGAATTGATTGAGTGACTTTAGGTGAGATTTCTGGGAgtttttaagttaaaaatataaatatccaAATCTCATGGTTTTAAGTGAGATTTGagagaatataaatatcaaaactcATCAAACTTAAATCACTCTAAATTCATTACTATATTAGTATAGATACATGTTAAAAGATTTTCTCGTGTTATCGCGTGATGAAAATctctatcattttttttatcctatgaaattatgatattttaaaacctaCTATTACTTTGAtccaaaattagattttatacttatatattttaataaaagttgttgaataaaaagttttttttttaactttaatttttgatttaccAATTTAactaatacaaatatattatgataatattttatgttcGGAAACTAATTTAGTAGAGTGAATTAGTCGTTTGACAACATAGATACTTAGATAGTAAAAGTTTAGTATAAAATCGTTGTTGGTGACCAAGagaaatttcatatttaaaaaaatattcacaatGTGCCCATCGTCATTTCGCTTGATTTTAAGTGTTATATTAATCgcttttctctttgttggtCTTTGCGAGGCTCATCGGCATATAAATGTGGATATCATCAATGATATTGGTCCAAATGTTCAATTGGGACTACACTGCAAATCGAAGGGTAAAGATCTCGGACCTCAATCTTTAGCCCCTCATCAACACTGGGGATTTACTGCATCTCTTAATGTTTGGGAGacgactctgtttttttgtcactttGTTTGGGAAAATCAGTCTAGATGGTTCGATATTCTTaaggaaaagagagatacAATTGTATGTAAATATCATCCCTGTGTTTGGAGTATTAGACCTAGTGGTCCATGTAGGTTAACGGATCATGAAAAATGTTACCCATGTAATGCTGATATTTGAATGAAAACCTTTGTTACaagattttatttctataGTTATAGAATAAAAAGTTCAATTTCCTTTTCACTACGCCTGGTCAAGACTCTAGATAATTACCTTATCCAGTTTGCCGGGTTTGATACTACTACCTTGCCCTGCAAGAAACATCATATGGATTTAAGGCAAACCAAACTTAGTAAAGACAAATTGTAATCTTTAGGTTTTACCTGGATAATCATATAGAAGGACCAACAACATTAGCCCTCCTCTAAGAATATCTTCATCATGTCTGTGAATCTTATTGGAGTGCAACAAGTTGGTCCAGggcaacaaaatcaaattgcCACTCAAAAACGATATCATCATTGCTCtctaaaaatttgaaaaaagagttttatcTATTGTGTTTTACATGTTAGTATAAATTAATTCGGTCGTACATTGGACCCTTCTTTTGTGCCATCCACCCAACGATATAAACAGTTGTTGCAGAGAAATATCCATGTACAATGGAGAATGAGTTTCAATACAAATTGTATGACTGAGCCAAAACACTTCTTGATTCAATTCAACTTACCTCATAAAAAGACGCTAGCAGTGTTACATCACGATAATTTTTCCAGGCTTTATGGTCATTTCTCTCCCATATTAGTGCAGTGATCGTTGATCCAGTCGCCCTGATGCACTACTTATATGGATAAAAAGCCAAGCCAAACTaagtaaaattattaaagaaacattATGATCTACAAGTTTTTTACCAGAAGAATAGCATAGAAGCTCCAACTCAAGCAGCTGGACACAAGCACTAGCCCTCCTCTTAGGATGTCTTCATCATGCTTGTGAATCTTCTTGGCGTGCAGTGACCTGGTCTACGGCAACTGAATCACTTGGTAGTCATTTGAGGTCTTGTATTCCTATAGTTTTGAAGTTATTACGAGcgcaagaaacaaaacaaaataaaaaaaaaacatagaaacaaacaataagGTATGGTAGTCGTACCTTTCAAATACAAGAGAAAGGGATGATAGTATTGTAGCTGCGATAACTAGACGCTCAGCAAACAAGATTCTCGGAGAAATCTCCGTTATCTAGAACATATTTTGCAATGATTGACATTATCGATAAGCCAATCTGAACTGAAACAACGGTAACTACCAATAGGACGTTATCCATGGCgtcttcttaaaaaaaaagttataacaAACATGAgcaaacaataaacaaaacataagcaaaatataagtacatataatacttttttttttttactttttaagtttATGTTGGCATTTATAAGTTGCTAGATTATGACTTGTGTCATATAGCATGTGTTGTTTCTAAGTCAAATGAATACATTTGATAACagcaacatcaacaaaaaaaagggaaaatataTACCCAAGAGTAAAGAATCTTTGCATATCTTTGACTATCTTAATCATTCACAAAAATGTAACTGAGTATAAAAAGATGGGATGCGCAAACTTTAAGTTCATATTcataattattatcaaaaaataatattcaaaatgagTGGCTCTTTGGCATTTCACATCATAATGAGTGTCACATTcatggtttttttctttggtggtCTATGCGAGGCTCGTGGGGTAAACGTGGATCTCATCAATGATATTGGTCCAAATGTTCAATTAGGACTACACTGCAAATCGAAGAACAAAGATCTCGGATCACAATCTTTAGTCTCTGATCAACACTGGGGGTTTAGAGCATCTCTTGGTTTTTGGACCgtgactctttttttttgtcattttgaaTGGGAAAACCAATCCAAatggtttgatatttttgttgaagacAGAGATTTAACATGTGGTGATCATTGTGTTTGGAGTATAAGACCTAGTGGTCCATGTAGACTAACGGGTCGAGAAAAATGTTTCCCATGGAATAATAAGTATTGAAACGttgtattaaaattttcattttgataatctaaaaaaataagaaaagtataCGCTTATAGTATTCGTTTATCTTCAACTATTTATTTCTAGTATGatagaaatattttcattGAACCTAATATTTTCGAAAATTCTCGGTTGTTGACCTACCTAATTCTGAAAGTAATTGCTCCCTTGTAGAGGACTCTCGTAGatttccatctttttttttaatgtatataagTACATAccattgttttgatttttttagtttatcttGGCATTTATAAGTTGCTAGATTATGACTTGTGTCATACAACATGTGTTGTTTCTAAGACAAATGAATACATTTggtaacaacaacatcaaaataaaaaaacggaAAATATCTACCCAAGAGTAAAGAATCTTTGCATATCTTTGACTATCTTAATTATTCGCAAAAATGTAACTGAGTATAAAAAGATGGGATGCTAAACCTTTAAgttcttaaacaaaatatccatagttattataaaaaaaaaaaatcgaaatgaATGGCTCTTCAGCGTTTCACATAATATTGAGTGTTACATTCatggtttttctctttggtgGTCTCTGCGAGGCTGGTGTTGTGGTAAACGTGGATATCATCAATGATATTGGTCCAAATGTTCAACTGGGACTACACTGCAAATCGAAGGACAAAGATCTCGGACCACAATCTTTAGCCCCTCAACAACACTGGGGGTTTAGAAAAACACTTGATTTTTGGGGCgtgactctgtttttttgtcattttgaaTGGGAAAACCAATCCAAATGGTTTGATATTCTTGTTGCTGGGAGAGATAGAAATACATGTGCTGAACATCCGTGTGTTTGGAGTATAAGACCTAGTGGTCCATGTAGACTAACGggtaaagaaaaatgtttccCATGGAATGATCAGTATTGAAACGTTGTATTAAATTTTTCAcattgatgataaaaaaaaaatatgaagagtattatttttctttgtttttctttactataTACTAGATAAGGCCCCCCTATATTTAGGCGGGTGTAAGATATAACTGTAATTTTTTatcgataatatttaaattttaaatagtaaaataataatctatacattgttcttgatatataattttgaatagtaaaatagtagtcttatgcattttattttattatatccattcaatcttattgatgatatttgaagtcTAAATAGTAATCTACAcacttttttatattataatttagtatttagaagaaaagaacaaatttttatcttacatattcaattttgtatacaatttaactatctatttcataaaaaactcgattttaattttacacaCTTCATCTCACTTGATAATGATTTCatgtcaaaataatatatatatgagatcaaatctatatcttagttaatattaaaaattattaacaattaacaaaacatagtGTTAATAccatacatattaaaaatttgaccaataatatatataaatatttttggttaattttccttttggttaagaaaaacaaaatgtaatattttttagatatagacatatgaattagtatatgttaataatgatttattttttagttttctatttctttaagaagaaaaaagttaattgacttcttttttagtatttctatttctttaagaagaaaaaagttaattattttgttacacGTGTCAACATCTGATCGATAGACTTGACACATGACATAATCCTATGagttagtaattttaaaaaccatactttatataataagatatgtaaatgtttcattttaaaatatctactCCCAGAATTACATAATGTCTCTGTTCGGGAGTACGTCG includes:
- a CDS encoding Plant self-incompatibility protein S1 family (Plant self-incompatibility protein S1 family; LOCATED IN: endomembrane system; CONTAINS InterPro DOMAIN/s: Plant self-incompatibility S1 (InterPro:IPR010264); BEST Arabidopsis thaliana protein match is: Plant self-incompatibility protein S1 family (TAIR:AT4G24975.1); Has 30201 Blast hits to 17322 proteins in 780 species: Archae - 12; Bacteria - 1396; Metazoa - 17338; Fungi - 3422; Plants - 5037; Viruses - 0; Other Eukaryotes - 2996 (source: NCBI BLink).) — its product is MCPSSFRLILSVILIAFLFVGLCEAHRHINVDIINDIGPNVQLGLHCKSKGKDLGPQSLAPHQHWGFTASLNVWETTLFFCHFVWENQSRWFDILKEKRDTIVCKYHPCVWSIRPSGPCRLTDHEKCYPCNADI
- a CDS encoding Histidine kinase-, DNA gyrase B-, and HSP90-like ATPase family protein (Histidine kinase-, DNA gyrase B-, and HSP90-like ATPase family protein; FUNCTIONS IN: ATP binding; LOCATED IN: membrane; EXPRESSED IN: 19 plant structures; EXPRESSED DURING: 13 growth stages; CONTAINS InterPro DOMAIN/s: ATPase-like, ATP-binding domain (InterPro:IPR003594); BEST Arabidopsis thaliana protein match is: Histidine kinase-, DNA gyrase B-, and HSP90-like ATPase family protein (TAIR:AT5G50780.1); Has 769 Blast hits to 718 proteins in 131 species: Archae - 4; Bacteria - 82; Metazoa - 313; Fungi - 18; Plants - 223; Viruses - 0; Other Eukaryotes - 129 (source: NCBI BLink).) — its product is MDNSIHVKREIQLPSTSPAGFPGRESVTVVDLCSSDDDSDIGEVAGGLEKVGNNFVGLKRGRDTFGGSSEVDRNNVKKVTTLAELGVGLPEGFGQSNPPESLTHPIPANPCNVFRPVPPPPPPPYAGTSGKIGGCKQFWKAGDYEGAAGDNWDLSSGGFDHVRVHPKFLHSNATSHKWALGAFAELLDNALDEVASGATYVKVDMLENNKGGNRMLLIEDNGGGMDPEKMRQCMSLGYSAKSKLANTIGQYGNGFKTSTMRLGADVIVFSRCPGKDGKSSTQSIGLLSYTFLRSTGKEDIVVPMLDYERRDPEWSKIIRSSTRDWDKNVETIIQWSPFSSEEDLLHQFDLMKDRGTRIIIYNLWEDDQGMLELDFDADPYDIQLRGVNREERNIKMASQFPNSRHFLTYKHSLRSYVSILYLRIPPGFRIILRGIDVEHHSVVNDMMQTEQITYRPQSESYGVVTNMSAIVIIGFVKDAKHHVDVQGFNVYHKNRLIKPFWRIWNATGSDGRGVIGVLEANFVEPAHDKQGFERTTVLARLESRLVQMQKTYWSTNCHKIGYAPRRREKSAYGYDNRDSSPENDREGPSSIKTPTPASDKFYSSSYPNHNGDNGVSGKDGARLQEELRREKERRKALEVEVQLSRQKIEEMKKEQENLIEIFSEERDRRDGEEEVLRNKLEEASNTIDDLLNKIKKMEGSKVPSWRH
- the TPD1 gene encoding tapetum determinant 1 (TAPETUM DETERMINANT 1 (TPD1); FUNCTIONS IN: molecular_function unknown; INVOLVED IN: cell fate determination, anther development; LOCATED IN: endomembrane system; EXPRESSED IN: microsporocyte, floral meristem, flower, anther, leaf; EXPRESSED DURING: seedling growth; BEST Arabidopsis thaliana protein match is: unknown protein (TAIR:AT1G32583.1); Has 35333 Blast hits to 34131 proteins in 2444 species: Archae - 798; Bacteria - 22429; Metazoa - 974; Fungi - 991; Plants - 531; Viruses - 0; Other Eukaryotes - 9610 (source: NCBI BLink).), with the translated sequence MNRRRLLVSATLLSYLLYGMALVSVEASGGEKLRDNLDLTKTTTSSPSISHRKMLLLSPGTGKTERSVEPERIGEKCKSTDIVVNQAVTEPMPNGIPGYMVEITNQCMSGCIISRIHINCGWFSSAKLINPRVFKRIHYDDCLVNNGKPLPFGSTLSFHYANTFPYHLSVAFVTCA